The Neodiprion fabricii isolate iyNeoFabr1 chromosome 4, iyNeoFabr1.1, whole genome shotgun sequence genome window below encodes:
- the LOC124180928 gene encoding uncharacterized protein LOC124180928, giving the protein MSEAIEDRALRLYSTADRMKNARAKETEEQAALRRMQEAQRMARHRAKKKRCLDENLAREISKIAELSKIPDAATIAQMSEMNMNKISAELKQMMERGKVPEHIVQMAQLAEFSKMTELHKISADMGKRYEMEKMAEYAKTAEYMKMQEIAKMSEMVKLSEMAKYNDMSKMNEIAKMNELMKISQMAKINEVQRMNEIAKLNEMVKMTEMAKYNNDIAKLTEIAQINEVAKEIAKMNEKTKMNEMMKLANVQNDITKMPEYSKMAEMAKLTELAKLNEITITKLNDPIPPKIHDIPRIPEPVINVPNPRNLQSVQTVQTAQASPSSTINFPSVPGQGKYAQLLVIIEELGRDIRLSYAGSRSAAERLKMGIQHARILVRECLLETEHNARQ; this is encoded by the coding sequence atgTCAGAAGCAATCGAGGATCGAGCACTAAGGTTATACTCAACAGCTGATAGGATGAAGAATGCCAGGGCCAAAGAGACAGAAGAGCAGGCCGCTCTTAGAAGGATGCAAGAAGCACAGAGAATGGCCAGGCACCgtgcgaagaagaagagatgTCTTGACGAAAACTTAGCCagagaaatatcgaaaattgcAGAGCTTTCAAAAATCCCAGACGCAGCGACCATTGCTCAGATGTCAGAgatgaatatgaataaaatttcggcAGAGTTGAAGCAGATGATGGAAAGGGGTAAAGTGCCGGAGCATATAGTTCAAATGGCTCAGCTTGCTGAATTTAGCAAAATGACAGAATTACATAAGATCTCAGCCGACATGGGAAAGCGGTACGAGATGGAGAAGATGGCAGAGTACGCCAAGACAGCGGAATACATGAAAATGCAGGAAATAGCTAAAATGAGCGAAATGGTGAAGCTGTCAGAGATGGCAAAGTATAACGATATGTCGAAAATGAATGAGATTGCTAAGATGAatgaattgatgaaaatatctCAGATGGCTAAAATCAACGAGGTTCAACGGATGAATGAGATAGCAAAGCTGAACGAAATGGTCAAAATGACTGAGATGGCGAAGTACAACAATGACATCGCCAAACTAACAGAAATAGCTCAGATTAATGAAGTTGCCAAGGAAATTGCCAAAATGAATGAGAAGACAAAAATGAATGAGATGATGAAGTTAGCTAATGTTCAGAACGACATTACAAAAATGCCCGAGTACTCTAAAATGGCAGAAATGGCCAAGCTCACTGAACTTGCCAAGCTCAACGaaataacaattacaaaattgaatgaccCTATTCCACCTAAGATCCACGATATTCCTCGTATTCCGGAGCCTGTAATTAATGTACCTAACCCACGCAACCTGCAGAGTGTTCAAACTGTTCAAACCGCTCAAGCCAGCCCTTCGAGCACTATAAACTTTCCGTCGGTGCCTGGGCAAGGGAAGTATGCCCAGCTCTTGGTGATAATAGAAGAACTTGGACGAGACATCCGCCTCTCGTATGCTGGGAGCCGCAGTGCCGCAGAACGGCTTAAAATGGGTATTCAACATGCACGGATTCTTGTTCGTGAATGCCTCCTTGAAACTGAGCACAATGCTAGACaatga
- the LOC124180929 gene encoding uncharacterized protein LOC124180929: protein MNRYLKRKKVLKTMPKKKNQSLKVKSVRSTIQSSGRPTPRPYETEEEAIIRRFHDAQRMARFRAKRKKALEQREMLESSGLARMTVVSETKKRNLILQLTEPFIMVSNSKTIQSMSAKRLEQSPTIHLPLVPDQSKYSQLLSVIEELGKDIRLTYAGSRTSVERLKVGIVRAKLLVRDCLLETEVNSKL from the coding sequence ATGAACAGATACTTGAAACGCAAAAAAGTACTTAAGACAATgccaaagaagaaaaaccaaagtttgaaagtGAAAAGTGTTAGGTCAACTATACAAAGTAGCGGCAGACCAACACCACGACCTTATGAAACTGAAGAAGAAGCAATAATTCGACGTTTTCACGATGCTCAGCGAATGGCAAGATTTCGAGCTAAACGAAAAAAAGCCCTGGAACAGAGGGAGATGCTAGAATCATCGGGACTTGCAAGGATGACTGTTGTATCGGAGACGAAGAAGAGAAACTTAATATTGCAACTAACTGAACCTTTTATCATGGTTTctaattcgaaaacaattcaATCTATGTCTGCAAAAAGGCTTGAACAAAGTCCGACAATACATTTACCTTTAGTTCCTGACCAAAGCAAGTACTCCCAACTTCTGAGTGTTATCGAAGAACTTGGAAAGGACATTCGACTGACTTATGCTGGAAGCCGCACTTCTGTTGAACGACTCAAGGTGGGCATCGTACGTGCCAAATTATTAGTCAGAGATTGCCTATTAGAGACTGAAGTGAATTCTAAATTATAA